The following proteins are co-located in the Castanea sativa cultivar Marrone di Chiusa Pesio chromosome 8, ASM4071231v1 genome:
- the LOC142608016 gene encoding hexokinase-3 → MGRGLVVVGVAVTVAVTACAVAAVVVGKRVKSRRKWRRVVGVLAELEQGCETTVGRLKQVVDAMAVEMHAGLASEGGSKLKMLLTFVDTLPNGSEKGIYYALDLGGTNFRVLRVQLGGQRSILEPDVERQPIPQHLMTSTSEDLFDFIASLLKEFVEKEGDVSDATLMRRRELGFTFSFPVKQTSVSTGILIKWTKGFGIEDTVGREVSEYLEQAMARIGLNMRVAALVNDTVGTLALGHYHDPDTIAAVIIGTGTNACYLERTDAIIKCQGLLTTSGGMVVNMEWGNFWSSHLPRTSYDIELDADSPNPNDQGFEKMISGMYLGDIVRRVILRMSHEADIFGDALPKLSMPFILRTPLMAEMHEDDSPELTEVARILKDTLEIPDVPLKVRKLVVKVCDVVTRRAARLAAAGIVGILKKIGRDGSGGITGGRSRSDIKMKRTVVAIEGGLYTSYTMFREYLHEAMKEILGEEAAQHVTLMVTEDGSGVGAALLAATHSSDPVDNVQLL, encoded by the exons atGGGGAGgggtttggtggtggtgggggtggCGGTGACCGTGGCGGTTACGGCTTGTGCTGTGGCGGCGGTGGTGGTGGGGAAGAGAGTGAAAAGTAGGAGGAAGTGGAGGAGAGTTGTGGGAGTGTTGGCTGAGCTTGAACAAGGGTGTGAGACCACGGTGGGTAGGCTTAAGCAAGTGGTGGATGCCATGGCTGTAGAGATGCACGCTGGTCTTGCCTCTGAAGGTGGCTCCAAGCTCAAAATGTTGCTCACTTTTGTTGATACGCTCCCCAATGG GAGCGAGAAAGGAATTTACTATGCTCTAGATCTTGGGGGTACTAATTTTAGGGTCTTGCGAGTTCAGCTAGGAGGTCAAAGGTCTATCCTAGAACCAGATGTGGAGCGGCAACCCATTCCCCAACATTTGATGACCAGCACAAGCGAG GATCTCTTTGATTTTATTGCTTCATTGTTAAAGGAGTTTGTTGAAAAAGAAGGAGATGTTTCGGACGCTACACTGATGAGAAGAAGGGAACTTGGATTTACGTTCTCTTTTCCTGTGAAGCAAACGTCTGTTTCAACAGGCATTTTGATTAAATGGACAAAAGGATTTGGCATTGAAGACACG GTTGGAAGAGAGGTTTCTGAATATTTAGAACAAGCAATGGCCAGAATAGGCCTAAATATGCGGGTAGCAGCACTG GTTAATGATACAGTGGGAACTTTAGCTCTTGGACATTATCATGATCCAGACACTATTGCTGCAGTTATAATTGGAACAGGTACAAATGCCTGTTATTTGGAGCGGACAGATGCAATCATTAAGTGTCAAGGGCTTCTTACAACTTCTGGAGGCATG GTTGTCAACATGGAATGGGGAAATTTCTGGTCATCCCATTTACCAAGAACTTCTTATGACATCGAGCTAGATGCTGATAGCCCTAATCCAAATGATCAG GGCTTTGAGAAAATGATATCAGGAATGTATCTTGGTGACATTGTGAGGAGAGTAATTCTGAGGATGTCACATGAGGCAGATATATTCGGAGATGCTCTTCCAAAGTTATCAATGCCCTTTATTTtgag GACACCATTGATGGCTGAGATGCATGAGGATGACTCTCCTGAGTTGACAGAAGTAGCAAGAATCTTGAAAGACACATTGGAG ATTCCTGATGTCCCTTTAAAGGTTAGAAAGCTCGTTGTAAAGGTATGTGATGTGGTGACTCGTAGGGCTGCCCGATTGGCAGCTGCTGGTATTGTAGGTATCTTGAAAAAGATCGGCCGGGATGGAAGTGGTGGGATCACGGGTGGGAGGAGTAGAAGTgatattaaaatgaaaagaacagtTGTTGCGATTGAAGGGGGTTTATATACAAGCTATACAATGTTTAGGGAATACTTGCATGAAGCCATGAAAGAAATATTGGGGGAAGAAGCTGCTCAACATGTCACTCTTATGGTCACAGAAGATGGATCAGGCGTTGGAGCAGCTCTCCTTGCCGCGACACATTCATCTGACCCTGTGGATAACGTACAGTtgctataa